The uncultured Desulfuromonas sp. genome contains the following window.
GGATAACCTCATTTTGTGGAGATGCTATGTACACCCTGGAAAGTAAGACCATACGGCACAGTGATGGGACGGCATGTCGTCAGTTGATGATATGCGGCGGACTCGGGATCGCCTGCATTCGGCGACTCAAAGAAGATCTTCTCGCCGCCTTAAGCGACCACGCCCATGTTGTTTTGGATATGGCCGCCGTCACCGGCATCGACTACAGCGTGTTTCAGCTATTGTGTTCGGCCAACAAATACGCCCAGCAGCATGGCGGCCACTTCCAACTCCAGGGGCAATGCACGGAACTCCTGGTTGATCGGGCTCAGTCGTTGGGGTTCTTACGTAATCATGCCTGTTCCAAAGTCGAGAACCCGGACACGTGTCTTTGGATTCCAAAAAACCTTAATTAGCGCTCCAACAATACGAAAAATCGAGTGTCCGGCAGCGCAACGTGCCGTTCACGCAAAATGGAAAACCGCAGGCGTTGTGCGCGTGCTGTCCGATCCGATGATGTCGTGTCGATGGCGCACAGGCAAAACTGTTTTTGCATTCGTGTGTCATGAGGACCTGACACGGGGACATTTTCGAGCCCTTTGCCGCAGCACCAGTTCCTTTCGGCTGTCACTGCGTTTTCGCAGGATGTCGCACCCGTCCGTCCGGGGGCTTTTCACCGGCGCAAGACGAAAATGCGATTTCCGTCTTACTGACAAAATCACGGAGTTGAAAAACGGTCCTTGGTTTTGGTCGCCCGTCCATTGGCTCCGCAGGCTGTTTTTCAACCGCCTGTCAGATTAAGAACGCCTTTAATGCACCATTGCTCAAAGAGGTAACCCATGCACAATTTACAGCAAAATGCGTTTAAAGAAGAAGCGGTTGAATTGCTTTCTGAACTCGAAAATTCGCTGCTAGAGCTTGAAGAGCAGCCTGATGATTACGAAGCGATCAGCAAAGTATTCCGGGCCATGCACACCATCAAAGGCTCCGGCGCCATGTTCGGTTTTACCGCGATCTCCGAATTTACCCACGAAGTCGAAACTGTTTTCGACCTGGTGCGCAACGGCGAACTGTCGGTGGACAAACACCTGGTTGATTTGTCCCTCAACGCGCGCGATCACATTCTGTCTCTGCTCGAGTGTGCACCTGAAGAACAGAGCGTATTTGCCGCGCGTGGCGAAGCGCTGGTTGCCCGATTTAAAGCCCTGGTTGGCGATGGCGACACTGGTTGCGCCGGCGCCGGGGAAGC
Protein-coding sequences here:
- a CDS encoding STAS domain-containing protein; protein product: MYTLESKTIRHSDGTACRQLMICGGLGIACIRRLKEDLLAALSDHAHVVLDMAAVTGIDYSVFQLLCSANKYAQQHGGHFQLQGQCTELLVDRAQSLGFLRNHACSKVENPDTCLWIPKNLN